Within Trichoderma atroviride chromosome 2, complete sequence, the genomic segment GCACAGATTCCTCCGCATCAGCCTGCGCCGAGCATGGGGTCACGGCTACTTGAGTGACGACATAGATGGGTAGTCCAAACACCTGAGCGACTTGCTCTCGGCGCGTAATCGTTACCAAATACGTCAATCGCGATACCGTGATCAGTCCTGAGAGCTATTTAACATGATGGTATAGTAACAGGGCCTTTCCCTGAGCTCACCAATAACGCCGAGCGCTTCAAACCACGAGTCGGACTTTGCCGAGTCTGGGACCTGGTCGCGCGCCGCAGACGAGATGGATGCGTCTCCATACTTGATCCTCGCAGGCTGGAAAGGCTTTTGCCCTTTAGAAGACAATGGCTGGATAATGAGGCCGTCGACAGCGGCGAAAATCAACACTTTGCGTGCGAGGCCGGGCATGATGTGCGGGGTCTGCGGTCCCGGTTTACCGGCGCaagagatggcgagaatTGCTGCAGAAAACGGGATTTAGGAAAAAGTCATGAGCCGCGGCTCGTGACTACAGCGACATTGAGGTGGCCATTAAAGGTGGTGATGTTGAATCAGGGCGAAATCAAATTATACTCGTAGTGGCCGGTGTTGAGTGGAAGTGCAATGCGCCTGCGCCAGGGGCGACCTCAACGTCATCAATTACATCCGTTAGCGGTCACCCCTGGTAGCTTAGTGCTGGTAGTGAGCAAGCAGTGCCGGATGATGGCAGCGTGGATGCGCCATCTAGCCACGGCTGAGTGAACAATAGAGGGTCCGGTCTCCATATAGAGGAGCATGTAGTGTATATTGCCTAGCAGTTATCACCTGCGAGATATTGGACTCAAGGCCATGATATACTGCTATTATTTCCGCCGGTAATAGAAGGCAAGGCGTGTTgacagccagccagccattaatggccatggcagctaaaagcttctttttggcGCTGTGCTAGCAAAGCCAAACACGTTGGCCGGCATCCAAGGGTCACAGGGCGATTTAGCTCCGGTCCTTTGTTTGCCTTTATAGATAGTTGAGGTTGCTTATTAAAGCCACCCCTTGATTAGACGCATCGTATGTCAATTGTCTTTTGAAATAGCAGTCATTGAGCTTTGGCCGCAACGTGATGGCTAGCTACCCTGAAGCTGCATCAATGAGGCCATATTTTGGACGGGTACACTGATATCATATATCACTCCGCGGATGACTCAAAGAGGTGGAATACACCCCATCCCAATTGGTGGCCATCTGCACAAACCACACGTCAAGCTACAGCCTGCATCGGTATCAAAAGGCGTCATCTGTGCATTTCGTACAAAGGAAGATTCGGTGCACAGCAATTGGTGCAACGGTTGGCCAATGGGCACAGGCCCACACGGACATATCCCAAGGCAACAAGCGAGCAATATCGTCGAGCATCGCTGGATCAATCGATGCAGAAACACCTCGTGGGGTACGACGCGAAGCCCAAATTAGCTGCCGACCTGCCTAGGTACGAGGCCGCCCAGCCATTGGCATCCATCGGCAGACAGAGACAGGCAGCAATGCATCCCCAGAAGGAGTCGGACGCAGTCGGCATTTGCGGGCTGCCGGCCAACTAGACAGACGCGGTTGATGCCACCTGTGGAGCATCTGCCCAGCATCATCTGCAGATTGCACGGCGTCAATTGCATAAGCAGGCCAGTGAGGGGTCGCGAGACGACATGATCCGACCAGAAATCGCCTACCTGGTACGCAGCGCTGATTCACCCGCATGCATCCGTGCCTGGCCGCAACTCGCCTGTGGGCATGGCGAACAGGGCGTGATGCTGGTGGTTGACGTGGTTTCTGCTGTGCTTTGGCCCTTGCCTGGCCGACAGCACCGTGGACGGCGGAGGAGGCTCTAACTGGCCGACATGGGGGATGGCTGCAGATTGAGCTGCGATCGCCCATTTGACAGATCTGCTTAGGTAGCGGCGGATGGTTGCTGGCACTGGAACGGCTTTCGTGACGGAGGGACGCTGTGAGAAGCTGCATGGGGGGGCTGCAACCCAAAGGTTCGGCCGCGTACAGGGCCAGGTACCCTTTGGTAGCGTGCAGCAGAGCTTGGGGCGGTGATCAGTGGCCCAGATTGGCGAATGCGCGACCTGGGAGCAGCGCTCAGCCTTATCCGGCGGTACGTGGCCGGTACATGGGACGACAGCTGGACGGAGCTTTGCCTAGCCTGGAATGACGATTGAAAGGGGGCCCTGCTGCAGCCCGCGCAAGTCACTGCGCACGCAGCGCTGTGGGCAAAGCTACACACCTACAGTACTAGGCCAGGTAGCTGCGCTGGGAGGGGGCGGCGGGCCTGGATTGGGCTAAGCGGCCACCACCTCACCTCACCTCTTCACAGGCCGGCACCAAACACTTTTTCTAGGGCCCGGCGTCAAATCTTGTGCTCTCTGTCCTTGGAAACCACCATCGCCGTTGCTCATCGCCCGCCAACCCGACCCTCTGCATCATCAACGAGGTGCGCGAGGACCGCCTCccgctttcttctcttctcagtctcttctttggcccCCCCCTTGATTGCCCCTCTGGCTGCACGGTCCGGGCTGCTGGCTCGTCGACAAAGCctgcttcttgtttctttgcctttctctTCGTGTCTAGCACCGCAGGACGGGTTGGGCTCCTCACTCGTCCACGTCTGGGCCCTTTGTTTCCCCCTTGCCGCTGAATCTTGTCCTGCcttccatccatcatcctgcgtctctgctgctgcatggtCTCTCTGATCTGCCACTCGCCCTCCTCCGTCCCCGACGAGCCCCATTCGTCTGCCGTCTAATCGCCTCTGCTCAAGCCGCCAGAAACCAAGATCCACCATGGCCGCTGCTCCCCGGCGTAGAAAGCTCATCGGCCAACGACGCCGagtcgaggacgagggcgaCGAAGAGGGCCGTCCGGAGGCGTTGGAACTCGACGACGACTCCCTGACTGAAGGCTCCGCCGTCTCGGACGACCACGATGGCGCTGACGATAGCGACACCAGCAACATCGATGAGGTGTCGCCCACCTCGCCCAACGCACGCAAGTCCGCCAACGGGTCCGCAAAGGGGGCTGGCCACAGggccgccaaggctgccgcTCAGGGGGGTGGGAAGAAGTCTGTGTCGGACACGGAGCTGACGCTTCACGGGCTGTCCATTGCGGATCAACCGGACTCTGACTCTGCACAAGAGGCACCGGTGGACGAGGTCTCGGTCTCGTCACCCAAGTCGCCCTCTGCCCCCGTCATCGTCAGCTCCTCGTCTACCGCGCGGCCTCAACAGGGCAATCGACGTCGACAGGAACACGAAGATTACAAGCGTCGGAGGGACGAGGATCCGGCCTTTGTGCCCAACCGGGGGTCGTTCTTCATGCACGACCATCGGCATCCGGGACCGGCTGCGAATGGGTTCAGGCCGTTTGGGAGAGGCCGAGGCAGAGGTGGCGGCCGAGGTGGCGTGGGGGGGACCGTATTCCCCAGCCAAGTAAGTGAAATCCATCTccgttgttgttgttgttgctgtcaTTTTCCCTATTGTCACTTCTTgacccctcccccctttcttcATGTGAGCTCTTCTTCTAACGTCGTTGATAGCCAGCTACACCACCCCGCCGACCCTACTACAAACTCCCAATGGACGCACGACATGCACGAGACTGTCGCAGACGTGATTCCACGTCGCCCCCGGCAGCCGCCTCAAGAAGAGGGACCGCCCAACGGCACTGGTTTCATCCCGACGTGCGAGCCCAGTGCTACTCCGATTAATAGGACCCTATCGACTGAGAAACATATCGGCAATGCCCAAGTTCGGGTCATCCTGCCGGAGACGACGACCCCCAAGGTCTTTCCCGGCATTCCTGTCAAGCAATACACAAAACTCCCTGACCATCGCCCGCCTCTGCGCAGGGACAAGCCAGTGCGCATCTCGTTGCCAAACCACCCCCCGCGATACATATTTCCTGCCCCGGATCGATCATTCACATTCATTCCCCGCGCGCTACGACCCAACCAGCAGCGACTTCGAGGTAGACCTCGTTCCTCCTGGGGCTCCGTCGGCGGCTTTTCTAGGAGAACGAGCTTGTTTGGCAGCTACTATGGCGGAAGTATCTATTCCCCTAGTGTTGCTGTCAGCAGGCGTTCATCCATCGTATTGCACGATAGAGACGGCGTTTTTTCGCCCACCGGATCCATCATCTCTCGCCCTGCGCTTCAGACTGATAACAGGCCTGTAGTCCGCCTTCCTCCGGCCCCGCAAACATTCGTCCCCGCTATGGGAGTGGAGGAACCGGCAGGCCCGTCTCAATTCATGGTAGGTGGGCAGGAGACATCTATCGGAGATATCCCCCAACCGCAATCGTACCCTCTTCCACAGAGGCCCAACTTCCAGGAGAATTTCCCGTCTTCAATCCCTATGCACCAGCCTCGCCCCCAGAAGAACATCTCCGTCGCGGATATAGAATCTCCTACCATGACGCAGAATGCCTCAGCCTTCCAGCAGGCCTTCCATCAGCAAGTTCCCCCGCAGATGGCAAACGGATACCAGGATTCGCACGCACGTCGTCCTTCGTATCCGACTCATGTCTCGACGGGCACCCCACTGTCCCAGATTCCGGAGCGAGCCATACATGCGGCGCCCTTCCAGCCTCAGCCCAATGCGTATGGCCAGCCCGCTTTctatggccagcagcagccgtatCAACCACATCTTCAGCAGGCATACTACTATCCTCACGGCTACTCTGGTCCTAGCATGCCCGCCTCTGCCGTCACTGCACCCCCGTTTGTCCCTCAAGGGCAGACGGGCATGGCAGGAAGCTTTACGCCCCAGAATCAGGTTGAACAGGCCGCTGTCGGCATGGCAGGGCCACCCACAAACCTCGTGGCCCAAGAGGCCAATGGTATGGTTTACTATTATGATGCTTCTCAGCTACCTTCGGTAAACCCTTACCAACCGTACCCTGCCTCGCAACCGTATCAACCCAGCGTAATgggcatgggcggcatggTGACGCCCAGTCCTGACGGCTTCTACTATCCCCAGCCTGCGCCGGGCATGGTCTACTACTCACAATAGGCTTGTGGGTTATGTGGCGGATTTTGCGGTGGATATTGTGGCGGGCAGCTCTTCATGCCTTCATGGTGATCAACTTCTCATCGCATATTGCATACCAACTTTAatatcatcatcacggcCCTCTCAACATCTCACTCATTCTCATGCAATggttcttttctctcttcttgttttttttttcctttatGGTGTCATGGGTTGGGTCTCCACGTATCATTCATATCCCCTTTTCGTGGCTGGGTGGTTCGAGTGCTCAAAATCatgatttcttcttgtcttaTCTTCGCGGttcatgttttttttttttttttttttttttttttttcaaacgTATTGTTATTGATCATTTTCGAATTATGGATTCTGGATTGGCCAGTTGGGAACTCCAAGAATACCTGGTGTGCgcgcctttttcttgtcggTTCCGGATTTTCTCATTGAAAAATAAATCTCAAAGGTTGGAGGGTTCTTCATGTTGTCGACTGTTGTGGCCGTCACAATCATTGTTATCTGTGCCGTGGGCAGTCGGTGACCATATGCTATGGTTGATAGGAAGATGGGAAAATATTTTTGATGGGATGCTTCTTTattgtcttttgtctttttttggtcttgAGCGAAGGGGAGAGAAATGCATTAGTAGCTGAGAGCGGATCATGAaagcgatgctgcagcagcttctctttgctcagttttcttttatttgttCCTGTTACCTAGTTTGGGATGTCTTGTTCGGCTGCGTGCGTCAGTATGTGTGCCCGTGTGTTCATTGTGCTGTTTCCATGGCAGCGGCGTTTCAAGTGGTGTTTTTGGAGGCATTGTGTAgtagcttattattttactcATTAAATCTGCTGGGAAAATGGAGTTGAATTATGTGGAGTATTCATGGTGTGTCTACCTCCTTTCTTCTATCCTTGAAACTTCATTTGCATACATCTTTTATTTCTACGAGCGAGTAACTGGGTTCTGCATTTATCATTACAGGCCAATGCATTGGCGAAACGAcataaaaaaagggggcttGCATTTGAAAAAAAGTTATGCTTCATGTATTGTAAGGACAAATTCACCTCTTATAACAAGGCGTATTTGGTGTAACAATCTGATGCTATCCGAGCTGAGCTGAGTAGTACCTTGTTCCCGTGACAAAGTTTTTTGAATGAGGGTCTCTGGCTTGTTGTTTTGTTCAACCTATTGttacatacatgtagtctGCACTGATCAACTACATGCTAGAGTGGAAACTGAAGCATGTATTTAGGTCTGCCACTCTTAAATTTAACTTGAGAATGAACTCTATGGAGAGTACACATTGTCTATCATATGTCAGAGAGGGGTTTCTTGTTGTGATGCACAGCATACCCAGTGTACCACCAATGGTAGCGATACAAGCACGCTTTGCCTGTTCGCTTAACCGAGAACATGTAGGACGGTTCGATTTAGAGCTGTCACAAAGTCTTGCATAATATGGAGCTGATGCTACCCTGAAAATTGATTAATGTGTGCCACGAGATGCTAGGCTACACAGATAAAGTTATGATACAGTATCATTGTGACTAGGATTATTCTAGGCAGAGAGCTTGAGCTGAGAGGTGGAGCGTAATGGCATGTTTCTATCTATACCGCATTGACAAGCCCTAGGAAGCATAAATGCATTCATGAGATGGGAGTTTACACGGCTGGAAACCGTAGCACCCAATTGATTGGGTCCAGCCAGCTGCATTCACTTACGCTTGGTCAATAGAGTGAATCAGGCACCCCCCCCCCTTAGCCAGCTGCATTGACCTGCATGTGAGTCGACAGTGAATTTTTTGCATTCAATAGCCCCAGTTATTCACATTTACCATTGACTAGGTAGTCTATAGGGCCAGTTTCATGAACTATCAAGATATATTGAAGCCCCTCTGTCATGAGCCGGGTTCCAGCAACTTGACTCAACTTACTTaccaacgccatcatcaagcccCCCCCCAGTCAGTAACTCGAGCTGTTCGTTCTGTTTTCATCTTGTACCCATCATCTCACTAACTGAACTGGACAAAGACAACAATGGAGGAAGCACCTATCAGTGATGAAGCGGCCGCGCAGGTCGGAAGCGAAAGTCTATACGCCATCCAAGCCGTTCCTGGCAAGGGAATTAGCCTCATCGCCACCACGAAGATCCTCAAGGGCGCTCGTATCCTTTCTGAGCTTCCTATTTTCAAGGTCTCGTATGCAGAAAGCAACCGTCAGGTTCTCGCCAATCATATTGCCAACAAGCTGAAGGACCTAGACGAGGCTAAACAACGAGGATTTCTGCATCTTCAGAATGTCTACGGCCTcgatgatggccttttccttgggATTGCCAGGTCTAATGTGAGCCCCTTGGGCCCTGGAGCCTCCGAAGGTGGTCTCTTCCTCGACGCAGCTCGCATCAATCACTCTTGTCGACCCAATGCGCATAAAAGCTGGAACGAGAATCTTCAGCGCCTCACGGTCCACGCAGTCCGTGATATCGAACGAGGACAGGAGATTACCATTTCATACCTGGGCGAAACGTTGAGTTATATCGAGCGCCAAGCGATCCTGAAACAACGTTTCCGTTTTGATTGCGGATGTGATCTCTGCTCGGCGACGCAGTTCCAACGCTTAAAGAGCGACAGCAGGATTCGAACGATTCAACAGGCTCACGCCATCCTCATCTGGTACAAAGGCGGAGCTTTCATGCTCGACTACGAAGATGCGCTTACTCTCACGCGCGGCATGCTAACGGCATTCGAAAAGGAGGGCGCCTGCGATGTTCGCTTCCCGAGCGTGTACCTGACCGCATTTCAGGTAGCGATCAAGAATGGGGATACAGCAAGGGCCAAGATCTTTGTTGAGAGAGCATATGCGGCTAGAGTTTTGGTGGAAGGCGACGACAGTccagaggctgagaaggtGGCGGCGCTTGTCGAGCAACCTACACTGCACCCGCTTTATAAGCCGAGCGACGACGTGTCTGAGGTTGAG encodes:
- a CDS encoding uncharacterized protein (EggNog:ENOG41): MAAAPRRRKLIGQRRRVEDEGDEEGRPEALELDDDSLTEGSAVSDDHDGADDSDTSNIDEVSPTSPNARKSANGSAKGAGHRAAKAAAQGGGKKSVSDTELTLHGLSIADQPDSDSAQEAPVDEVSVSSPKSPSAPVIVSSSSTARPQQGNRRRQEHEDYKRRRDEDPAFVPNRGSFFMHDHRHPGPAANGFRPFGRGRGRGGGRGGVGGTVFPSQVSEIHLRCCCCCCHFPYCHFLTPPPFLHVSSSSNVVDSQLHHPADPTTNSQWTHDMHETVADVIPRRPRQPPQEEGPPNGTGFIPTCEPSATPINRTLSTEKHIGNAQVRVILPETTTPKVFPGIPVKQYTKLPDHRPPLRRDKPVRISLPNHPPRYIFPAPDRSFTFIPRALRPNQQRLRGRPRSSWGSVGGFSRRTSLFGSYYGGSIYSPSVAVSRRSSIVLHDRDGVFSPTGSIISRPALQTDNRPVVRLPPAPQTFVPAMGVEEPAGPSQFMVGGQETSIGDIPQPQSYPLPQRPNFQENFPSSIPMHQPRPQKNISVADIESPTMTQNASAFQQAFHQQVPPQMANGYQDSHARRPSYPTHVSTGTPLSQIPERAIHAAPFQPQPNAYGQPAFYGQQQPYQPHLQQAYYYPHGYSGPSMPASAVTAPPFVPQGQTGMAGSFTPQNQVEQAAVGMAGPPTNLVAQEANGMVYYYDASQLPSVNPYQPYPASQPYQPSVMGMGGMVTPSPDGFYYPQPAPGMVYYSQ
- a CDS encoding uncharacterized protein (EggNog:ENOG41), with translation MEEAPISDEAAAQVGSESLYAIQAVPGKGISLIATTKILKGARILSELPIFKVSYAESNRQVLANHIANKLKDLDEAKQRGFLHLQNVYGLDDGLFLGIARSNVSPLGPGASEGGLFLDAARINHSCRPNAHKSWNENLQRLTVHAVRDIERGQEITISYLGETLSYIERQAILKQRFRFDCGCDLCSATQFQRLKSDSRIRTIQQAHAILIWYKGGAFMLDYEDALTLTRGMLTAFEKEGACDVRFPSVYLTAFQVAIKNGDTARAKIFVERAYAARVLVEGDDSPEAEKVAALVEQPTLHPLYKPSDDVSEVEIPQGVSEAEFEDWLWQQRFPVSEDEDEDEDGL